One genomic segment of Blattabacterium sp. (Blaberus giganteus) includes these proteins:
- the rpsA gene encoding 30S ribosomal protein S1 has protein sequence MSNQTEEIKRKSPHSYDIQNEKLKDQKSIKTSFDWTKYETHFNNDRQEERKKFEEIYTKTLPYVQELEIYQGVVTHISDKIIIVDIGFKAEGAISISEFRENFNIQVGSKIEVMVVKIDYKGQCILSYQKAKMLRNWQRINEAYEKSEVILGYVAARTKGGLIVEIFDIECFLPGSHINVKPVRDYDIYVGKTMEVKVVKINKKTKNVVVSHKVLIERDIEEQRKEMISKLDKGQVLEGKIKNILPYGAFVDLGGVDALLHITDMSWPHINHPTEIVQLEQELKFVVLGVDKDKNRVQLGLKQLQPHPWNSLDKNLKVGSKVKGKVSVLADYGAFIEIIPGVEALLHISEMSWSTDLSSTQDFVKIGDELETVILTIDRQERKMSLSIKQLTPDPWVNIQDKYSIGSKHIGIVKKFTNFGVFLELKQGISGIIYTNDLSWIKKIKHPSEFCSINDKLEIIVLALDTQARRLNLGHKQLTENPWEKYEKIYHVGSIHNGIISNLFDKGATVKFIEDQKMEAFAPFRFLEKKDGSTLKKGEKANFKIIEFNKETKKIVISHTSIYRDQDQKKEKRVRNRKFERSTLGDIAGLAKLKEQIEKEKNK, from the coding sequence ATGTCTAATCAAACTGAAGAAATAAAAAGAAAATCACCACATTCATATGATATTCAAAATGAAAAACTGAAGGATCAGAAAAGTATTAAAACAAGTTTCGATTGGACGAAATATGAAACTCATTTTAATAATGATAGACAAGAAGAAAGAAAAAAATTTGAAGAAATATATACAAAAACTTTACCCTATGTTCAAGAATTAGAAATATATCAAGGAGTTGTAACACATATTTCGGACAAAATTATTATTGTAGATATTGGATTCAAAGCAGAAGGAGCCATTTCTATAAGTGAATTTAGAGAAAATTTTAATATACAAGTAGGCAGTAAAATAGAAGTAATGGTTGTTAAAATTGACTATAAAGGACAATGTATTCTTTCGTATCAAAAAGCGAAAATGCTAAGAAATTGGCAACGTATCAATGAAGCATATGAAAAATCTGAGGTTATATTGGGTTATGTTGCAGCTAGAACAAAAGGAGGATTAATTGTTGAAATATTTGATATAGAATGTTTTTTACCTGGATCACATATAAATGTTAAACCTGTTCGAGATTATGATATTTATGTTGGAAAAACCATGGAAGTGAAAGTGGTGAAAATCAATAAAAAAACGAAAAATGTTGTTGTTTCTCATAAAGTGTTAATAGAAAGAGATATTGAAGAACAAAGGAAAGAAATGATATCAAAATTAGACAAAGGTCAAGTCTTAGAAGGAAAAATCAAAAACATTCTTCCTTATGGTGCCTTTGTAGATTTAGGAGGTGTAGATGCTTTGCTTCATATTACCGATATGAGTTGGCCACATATTAACCATCCTACAGAAATTGTTCAGTTAGAACAGGAACTAAAATTTGTTGTATTAGGTGTAGATAAAGATAAAAATCGTGTACAATTAGGATTAAAACAATTACAACCTCATCCTTGGAATTCTTTGGATAAAAATTTGAAAGTAGGAAGCAAAGTGAAAGGAAAAGTAAGTGTTTTAGCGGATTATGGTGCTTTTATTGAAATTATACCAGGTGTAGAAGCATTATTACATATTAGTGAAATGTCTTGGTCTACAGATTTGTCTTCTACTCAAGATTTTGTAAAAATAGGAGATGAATTGGAAACTGTTATATTAACCATAGATCGTCAGGAAAGGAAAATGTCTTTAAGTATAAAACAATTAACTCCAGATCCTTGGGTTAATATACAAGATAAATATTCTATAGGATCAAAACATATTGGAATTGTAAAAAAATTCACAAATTTTGGAGTTTTTTTAGAATTGAAACAAGGAATATCTGGAATTATTTACACTAATGATCTTTCATGGATTAAAAAAATTAAACATCCTTCTGAATTTTGCAGTATAAACGATAAATTAGAAATCATTGTACTTGCTTTGGATACTCAAGCAAGAAGATTAAATTTAGGACATAAACAATTAACAGAAAATCCATGGGAAAAATATGAAAAAATTTATCATGTGGGAAGTATTCACAATGGAATAATATCAAATTTATTTGACAAGGGAGCTACTGTAAAATTTATAGAAGATCAAAAAATGGAAGCTTTTGCTCCATTCCGCTTTTTAGAAAAAAAAGATGGCTCAACTTTGAAAAAAGGAGAAAAAGCTAATTTTAAAATCATTGAATTTAATAAAGAAACTAAAAAAATAGTGATCTCTCATACGTCTATTTATCGTGATCAAGATCAAAAAAAAGAAAAACGTGTAAGAAATAGAAAATTTGAGAGATCTACTCTCGGTGATATAGCAGGATTAGCTAAACTAAAAGAACAAATAGAAAAAGAAAAAAATAAATAG
- a CDS encoding ribonucleoside-diphosphate reductase subunit alpha, producing the protein METHPIAEKEGWKVGKDFPVWANNELYLTTIKGGYLLDGETPFEAYNRLAKNAAKILKKPKIEGEFFNIFWRGWLIPSTPVMVNLGTEKGLPISCFSGRIGDSMYEIYRKNLEMAILSKHGGGTSYDFSLVRPVGSSIKNGTLGNSDGIIPFIKSYDSAIVASKQGRTRRGAVAIYLNIEHKEYPEFLKIREPKGDINRQCHNVHQGVIISNSFMEKVLQKNGKERSLWIDTLKERVQTGEPYLFFKENANKNLPENWKKHGLKIHHSNLCSEIMLPTDESHTLVCCLSSLNLYKYIEWKNTNTVFYSILFLDAVMQEFIDKGKHIRGIEDSVRFAEKSRALGLGTLGWHSYLQSNMIPFISIKSEMLTHNIFRNIQLESQKATKYLAKEYGESEWNIGTGRRNLTLMAMAPNRSSAKLAGGLSQGVEPLAANIYVDDDSKGMHIRKNPYLENILIKNGYNIPEVWEQIANEKGSCLGLTALNEEQKNVFRCFKEINQLELIKQASIRQKYIDQGQSINLSFHQNAPAKYINKVHIEAWKIGLKSLYYYRSESILRADTRNRDLYSESLL; encoded by the coding sequence ATGGAAACACACCCTATTGCAGAAAAAGAAGGATGGAAAGTAGGAAAAGATTTTCCCGTTTGGGCTAATAATGAATTATATTTAACTACAATTAAAGGTGGATACTTGTTAGATGGAGAAACTCCTTTTGAGGCATATAATAGATTAGCGAAAAATGCTGCAAAAATTTTAAAAAAACCAAAAATAGAAGGAGAGTTTTTTAATATTTTTTGGAGAGGATGGCTCATTCCTTCTACTCCAGTTATGGTTAATCTTGGAACAGAAAAAGGTTTGCCTATTAGTTGTTTCTCTGGAAGAATTGGGGATAGTATGTACGAAATATATAGAAAAAATTTAGAAATGGCGATACTCAGTAAACATGGTGGAGGCACATCTTATGACTTTAGTTTAGTTAGACCTGTAGGAAGTTCTATAAAAAATGGAACATTAGGAAATTCTGATGGAATTATCCCTTTTATTAAATCATATGATAGTGCTATAGTAGCTAGTAAACAAGGAAGAACACGTAGAGGTGCTGTGGCTATTTATTTAAATATAGAACATAAAGAATATCCAGAATTTTTGAAAATTAGAGAACCTAAAGGAGATATTAATCGTCAATGTCACAATGTTCATCAAGGTGTGATAATTTCTAACTCTTTTATGGAAAAAGTATTACAAAAAAATGGAAAAGAACGATCTTTGTGGATTGATACTCTTAAAGAACGTGTTCAAACTGGAGAACCATATCTTTTTTTTAAAGAAAATGCCAATAAAAATCTTCCAGAAAATTGGAAAAAACACGGATTAAAAATACATCACAGTAATCTTTGTTCAGAAATTATGTTACCAACAGATGAAAGTCATACTCTTGTATGTTGTCTTTCTTCTTTGAACTTATATAAGTATATAGAATGGAAAAATACAAACACTGTTTTTTATTCCATTTTATTCCTTGATGCTGTTATGCAAGAATTTATTGATAAAGGTAAACATATACGGGGGATAGAAGATTCTGTTCGTTTTGCAGAAAAAAGTAGAGCTTTAGGTTTAGGTACTTTAGGCTGGCACTCATATTTACAATCGAATATGATTCCTTTTATATCTATAAAATCGGAAATGTTAACACACAATATATTTAGAAATATACAATTAGAATCTCAAAAAGCTACTAAATATTTAGCTAAAGAATATGGAGAATCTGAATGGAATATTGGAACAGGAAGAAGAAATCTAACTTTGATGGCGATGGCACCTAATAGGAGTTCTGCTAAATTAGCAGGCGGTCTTTCTCAAGGTGTAGAACCTTTAGCGGCAAATATATATGTGGATGATGATTCAAAAGGAATGCATATCCGTAAGAATCCTTATTTGGAAAATATACTCATAAAAAATGGATATAATATTCCAGAAGTTTGGGAGCAAATAGCTAATGAAAAAGGATCTTGTCTTGGATTAACAGCTCTTAATGAAGAACAAAAAAATGTTTTTAGATGTTTCAAAGAAATTAATCAATTAGAATTAATTAAACAAGCCAGCATACGACAAAAATATATTGATCAAGGACAAAGCATTAATCTTTCTTTTCATCAAAATGCTCCAGCAAAATATATAAACAAAGTTCATATTGAAGCTTGGAAAATAGGGTTAAAAAGTCTTTATTACTATAGAAGTGAAAGTATTCTTCGAGCAGATACCAGGAATCGAGATTTATATTCGGAAAGTTTGTTATAA